The genomic segment CTAAAGCTTCTTGTGCTTTTAGGAAGTGGGTGGTTAAGAGAGTTTCGATCTTGCCACCAAGCGGGCAAGCTTTGGGTTCTGGGTATTAATACAAAGCAGGGGGTAAACTAGCTATGAAATCCTAGCTTACAAGATTCTCTATTTAATATTTAAATAATCTTACTATTGAATATAATAAATACCTAGTTAAATTTATAAAAAACTCTATTTAGATAAAGTCCTTCAGCTGGAGCTGGGATACGCGTTAATGCGGGCCATCCGTTAAGTGAAGCATTGATGAGCTCACCGCCATTTTTTATACTTAAAGCTTTAAGTAGATTTGCAATCATAAGCCGTACTTGGGCGCGCAAAAAGCCATTCGCTTTAAAAACTATGATAGTTTGGTTTTTGTATTCATAACAAAATGCCTTAAAAATTTCTCGTACTGAGCTTTTTGTGTCACTTCCTGTTTTCATATAGGAGCTAAAATCATGCTCACCAACAAAATTAGATAAAATTTCATTTGCTTTTTTGATATCAAATTTTGGCAAAAAGACTTTATAATTTGAGCTAAAAACATCAAATTCTCCATGATCTATAATGTATCTATAAGACCTTGCTACGGCGTCAAATCTTGCTTGAAAATTTTCATCAACTAAATTTATACGTTTTATATGAATATTTGGGTGGGCATGGCGGTTGATTAGCTCTTTTAGATGCTCTAAATTTTTAAAATGATCGCCACAAATTACGCTTGAGCTTTGATTAATCGCATGAACGTTTTTGTCTGTACGTGAGCTAGAGACTATTTTTTCAAATATTCCAACGTGAGCTAGAGCACGCGAAAGCTCATCTTCTACGCCATTTTCATGCGGCTGAGTTTGCGAGCCTTGGAATTTGGAGCCATCGTAGCTATAAATTAGTTGGATTTTCATTAGTATCTTCGCATGATTTTGGCTTTAAAAAGCAAAATTCCTGCCAATAAAAAGACGAAAAATATGAGCGGGATCGCAAAAGCTGGTTTTGATGAAAGTAGCATTATGAGCGTAAAATACCCAAATAAAACGC from the Campylobacter concisus genome contains:
- the truA gene encoding tRNA pseudouridine(38-40) synthase TruA; protein product: MKIQLIYSYDGSKFQGSQTQPHENGVEDELSRALAHVGIFEKIVSSSRTDKNVHAINQSSSVICGDHFKNLEHLKELINRHAHPNIHIKRINLVDENFQARFDAVARSYRYIIDHGEFDVFSSNYKVFLPKFDIKKANEILSNFVGEHDFSSYMKTGSDTKSSVREIFKAFCYEYKNQTIIVFKANGFLRAQVRLMIANLLKALSIKNGGELINASLNGWPALTRIPAPAEGLYLNRVFYKFN